One stretch of Halalkalicoccus sp. NIPERK01 DNA includes these proteins:
- the pyrE gene encoding orotate phosphoribosyltransferase, producing the protein MTDTELIAALREADAVQYGEFELSHGGTSDYYVDKYRFETDPRCLSLIAAAFAERIDEPKLAGVALGAVPLVAVTSVETGLPYVIARKQQKEYGTGNLIEGELEEGEEVLVLEDIATTGQSAVDAAEALREAGARVERVLVVVDREEGARELLADHALELDALLTATELLDR; encoded by the coding sequence ATGACCGACACGGAACTCATCGCGGCGCTGCGCGAGGCCGACGCCGTCCAGTACGGCGAGTTCGAGCTCTCGCACGGCGGGACGAGCGACTACTACGTCGATAAGTACCGCTTCGAGACCGATCCTCGATGCCTCTCGCTGATCGCGGCGGCGTTCGCCGAGCGGATCGACGAGCCGAAACTCGCGGGCGTCGCCCTCGGGGCCGTTCCCCTCGTGGCGGTCACGAGCGTCGAGACCGGCCTGCCCTACGTCATCGCGCGCAAGCAACAGAAGGAGTACGGCACGGGGAACCTGATCGAAGGTGAACTGGAGGAGGGCGAGGAGGTGCTCGTTCTGGAGGACATCGCGACGACCGGGCAAAGCGCCGTCGACGCCGCGGAAGCCCTCCGGGAGGCCGGCGCCCGCGTCGAGCGCGTGCTGGTCGTCGTCGACCGCGAGGAGGGCGCGCGGGAACTGCTCGCCGACCACGCCCTCGAACTCGATGCACTGCTCACGGCCACGGAACTCCTCGACCGGTAG
- a CDS encoding ZIP family metal transporter has translation MVAEPFVGLFGQNPVVHGLVGGLFIAVLNLLGASLVFVWRDPSVRAMDGALGFAAGVMLAASFTSLILPGIEVYSDGNPIPVLLGVALGALALDRSDLLVPHAHFLLSGRRRRDAANPGDELPVDDERLAGVVLFILAITLHNMPEGLAVGVGFGSGDVATAIPLMLAIGIQNVPEGLAVSVAAINAGLDKRFYAVLAGIRAGAVEVPLAVLGAYAVQTISSLLPYAMGFAAGAMLFVISDEIVPETHTKGNERIATLGTILGAIVMLYLDISLG, from the coding sequence GTGGTAGCCGAACCGTTCGTCGGACTGTTCGGGCAGAACCCGGTCGTTCACGGGCTCGTCGGGGGGCTGTTCATAGCGGTCCTCAACCTCCTCGGTGCGTCGCTGGTATTCGTCTGGCGCGACCCCTCCGTCCGTGCGATGGACGGCGCGCTCGGGTTCGCCGCCGGCGTGATGCTCGCCGCGAGTTTCACGAGCCTCATCCTCCCCGGCATCGAGGTCTACTCCGACGGGAATCCGATCCCCGTCCTCCTCGGCGTGGCGCTCGGCGCGCTCGCTCTCGACCGTTCCGACCTGCTCGTTCCCCACGCCCACTTCCTCCTCTCGGGGCGGCGACGACGGGACGCCGCGAACCCGGGCGACGAACTCCCGGTGGACGACGAGCGTCTCGCCGGCGTGGTGCTGTTCATCCTCGCGATCACGCTCCACAACATGCCCGAAGGGCTCGCCGTCGGCGTCGGGTTCGGCAGCGGCGACGTCGCCACCGCGATCCCCCTGATGCTCGCCATCGGGATCCAGAACGTCCCCGAGGGGCTGGCCGTCTCGGTGGCCGCCATCAACGCCGGACTGGACAAGCGCTTTTACGCCGTGCTCGCGGGGATCCGCGCGGGAGCCGTCGAGGTCCCCCTGGCCGTTCTCGGCGCGTACGCGGTCCAGACGATCTCCTCGCTGTTGCCGTACGCGATGGGCTTTGCCGCCGGAGCCATGCTGTTCGTCATCTCCGACGAGATCGTTCCCGAGACGCACACGAAGGGTAACGAGCGCATCGCCACTCTCGGGACGATTCTCGGGGCGATCGTCATGCTCTATCTCGACATCTCGCTCGGGTGA
- a CDS encoding AAA family ATPase: MRVIGTVGLPGSGKGEAAAVAREEGVPVVTMGDVIRRECRERGLDPADHHGEVAKALREEDGPLAIAERSLPLIEERLEEGGVVLVDGLRSGAEAKRFEEAFGEAFSLVAIEAPFELREERLGTRGRDNPETESLETRDERELGFGMGEAIERADVTIENTDSLERFRERIRAVLSEEAIER; this comes from the coding sequence ATGCGCGTCATCGGAACCGTCGGCCTGCCGGGCAGCGGGAAGGGTGAGGCCGCCGCCGTCGCCCGCGAGGAGGGGGTCCCCGTCGTCACGATGGGCGACGTCATCCGTCGGGAGTGCCGAGAGCGGGGCCTCGACCCCGCCGACCACCACGGCGAGGTCGCGAAGGCGCTGCGCGAGGAGGACGGCCCCCTCGCGATCGCCGAGCGCTCCCTGCCGCTGATCGAGGAGCGCCTTGAGGAGGGCGGGGTCGTCCTCGTCGACGGGCTTCGCTCGGGCGCGGAGGCGAAGCGTTTCGAGGAGGCCTTCGGCGAGGCCTTTTCGCTCGTCGCGATCGAGGCACCCTTCGAACTCCGCGAGGAACGTCTCGGAACCCGCGGGCGGGACAACCCCGAAACCGAATCGCTGGAGACCCGCGACGAGCGCGAACTGGGCTTCGGGATGGGCGAGGCGATCGAGCGTGCGGACGTGACCATCGAGAACACCGACTCGCTCGAACGCTTTCGCGAGCGGATCCGCGCGGTGCTCTCCGAGGAGGCGATCGAGCGGTGA
- a CDS encoding RNA-binding domain-containing protein, with translation MIYRIEATVRVPVRDTEVTDRVKDAVMNLFPNAELETREGELAGTTHSLDHLSELLHRQEILDTARSEFFRRQSGRYFSFSLKKQAAFQGVVNFAVGEEGELGEIDVEVRVDDPDVESYIDHVAPPTEDGRPVEP, from the coding sequence GTGATCTACCGGATCGAGGCCACCGTTCGGGTGCCGGTCCGTGACACCGAGGTCACCGACAGAGTCAAAGACGCCGTGATGAACCTGTTTCCGAACGCCGAACTCGAGACCCGGGAGGGGGAACTCGCCGGGACGACCCACTCGCTGGATCACCTCTCCGAACTGCTCCACCGCCAGGAGATCCTCGACACGGCCCGAAGCGAGTTCTTCCGCCGCCAGTCGGGACGGTACTTCTCCTTCTCGCTCAAGAAACAGGCCGCCTTCCAGGGCGTCGTGAACTTCGCGGTCGGCGAGGAGGGCGAACTCGGCGAGATCGACGTCGAGGTCCGCGTGGACGACCCCGACGTGGAGTCGTACATCGATCACGTCGCGCCGCCGACCGAGGACGGACGGCCAGTCGAACCGTAG
- a CDS encoding signal recognition particle protein Srp54 yields the protein MVLDDLGTSLRGTLEDLRGKSRLTEDDVQAVVKEIQRSLLQADVDVSLVMGLSDSIKTRALEEDPPAGTTARDHVLRIVYEELVALVGDSTDLPLEEQTILLAGLQGSGKTTTAAKMAWWFSKKGLRPAVIQTDTFRPGAYDQAKQMCERAEVEFYGDPDADDPVEIARAGMEETADADVHIVDTAGRHALEDDLIEEIEAIAGVVQPDRSLLVLDAAIGQGAKEQARRFEESIGIQGVAITKLDGTAKGGGALTAVNETDSTIAFLGTGEEVEDIERFEPNGFISRLLGMGDLKQLTERVERAMAETQEEEEDWDPEDLLSGTFTLHDMRKQMNAMNRMGPLDQIMDMIPGLGGGLMDQLPDDAMDVTQERLRRFEYVMDSMTDAEMEHPRAIGQSQIERIARGSGTDEETVRELLQQHKMMERTLKQFQGMGQGNMDMERMMKQMEKQGGGGGGMGGLF from the coding sequence ATGGTACTCGACGACCTCGGGACCTCGCTCAGGGGGACTCTGGAGGACCTCCGCGGGAAGTCCCGGCTCACCGAGGACGACGTGCAGGCGGTCGTCAAGGAGATCCAGCGCTCGCTGTTGCAGGCCGACGTCGACGTCTCGCTGGTGATGGGCCTCTCCGACTCGATCAAGACGAGGGCGCTCGAAGAGGACCCGCCCGCCGGTACCACGGCCCGCGATCACGTCCTGCGGATCGTCTACGAGGAACTCGTCGCGCTCGTGGGCGACTCGACGGACCTCCCGCTCGAGGAGCAGACGATCCTGCTGGCGGGCCTGCAGGGGTCGGGGAAGACCACGACCGCGGCGAAGATGGCGTGGTGGTTCTCGAAGAAGGGGCTCCGGCCCGCGGTGATCCAGACCGACACCTTCCGCCCGGGCGCGTACGACCAGGCCAAACAGATGTGCGAACGCGCCGAGGTCGAGTTCTACGGCGACCCCGACGCCGACGACCCCGTCGAGATCGCCCGCGCGGGCATGGAGGAGACCGCCGACGCCGACGTCCACATCGTCGACACCGCGGGTCGCCACGCCCTCGAGGACGACCTGATCGAGGAGATCGAGGCGATCGCGGGGGTCGTCCAGCCCGACCGCTCGCTGCTGGTGCTCGACGCCGCCATCGGGCAGGGGGCGAAAGAACAGGCCCGCCGGTTCGAGGAGTCGATCGGCATTCAGGGGGTGGCGATCACGAAACTCGACGGGACCGCGAAGGGTGGTGGAGCACTGACCGCGGTCAACGAGACCGACTCGACCATCGCCTTCCTCGGGACCGGCGAGGAGGTCGAGGACATCGAGCGCTTCGAGCCAAACGGCTTCATCTCTCGCCTGCTCGGGATGGGCGACCTCAAACAGCTCACCGAGCGCGTCGAGCGCGCGATGGCGGAAACCCAGGAGGAGGAAGAGGACTGGGACCCCGAGGACCTGCTTTCTGGCACCTTTACGCTCCACGACATGCGAAAGCAGATGAACGCGATGAACCGCATGGGCCCGCTGGACCAGATCATGGACATGATCCCCGGACTGGGCGGCGGGCTCATGGACCAGCTACCGGACGACGCGATGGACGTCACCCAGGAGCGACTGCGACGCTTCGAGTACGTCATGGACTCGATGACCGACGCCGAGATGGAACATCCCCGCGCGATCGGCCAGAGCCAGATCGAGCGCATCGCCCGGGGCTCCGGAACGGACGAGGAGACGGTGAGGGAACTGCTCCAGCAGCACAAGATGATGGAGCGCACCCTCAAGCAGTTCCAGGGCATGGGCCAGGGCAACATGGACATGGAGCGGATGATGAAACAGATGGAGAAACAGGGCGGCGGTGGCGGCGGCATGGGCGGGCTGTTCTGA